TGCAAGAAGGCCCCCTGTACCGGGCAGCCAGTGCCCTGGAACGTTTTGTTTACCGCCATGCGGCGCGGATTTTCGTCTATTCTCAGAGGATGCTGGAGGAAGTGGTGGCGGATGGGGGAGAACGGGGAAAGATCGAGTACCATCCTTTGTGGATCGATACCGAGGTCTTCCATCCCGACCCGGCCGGTGCGGCGAGAATCCGGGGACAATATGGCTGGGGAGATAAATTCATCATCCTGTATGGCGGCAATATCGGCTTGGCTCAGGGGCTGGATGTCTTTGTGGAAGCCGCCCGCCTGCTCCGGGAAACCCCGGATATCCACTTTGTGATGGTGGGTAGCGGGGTGGAAAAGGAAAACCTGGAAGGCCTGGCCCGTTCGTATGGCTTGACGAACTTGGAGTTCATCGGCCATCAACCCAAGGACCAGGTTCTGGCCTACTTTTCCGCCGCAGACCTCCTGTTCGCTCATTTGAAAGCCGCCCCCCACCGCGTAGGGACGGTCCCGGAAAAACTCCTGGCTTACATGGCCTGCGGCCGCCCGGTGCTCATGGCGGCCCAGCAGGGCGCCGCGGCAGATGTAGTCCGGGAGCATTCCTGCGGGGTAGCAATACCGCCTGATGACCCGCAGGCCCTGGCCCAGGCGATCCTGGCCCTCTCGCGCCGGCGCCATGAGATTGAGGAAATGGGAGTCCAGGGTCGCCGGGCCGCGGAACAACATTTTGCCGGTCCCCTGGTGCTTGCGGCCATGGAGGCCAGCTTCAACAAGCTCGCCGGAAATTAATTGAAGGTCCAGGCCATACCTTCTCCAGCCGAGTCTGGCCCTTTGAATAACTCCATCCTGGACTCGGCCGCCCGCTATCCGTCCATGATTGCTCTCCTGTGCACGGACACCACCCTATATCTCTCCGGACCGGCATCACTCTGGAAAGCTGACTTGGATGGCCTTGGTATAAAACTTGTAGCTTCTTTGCCAGTACCATGGCTCCACCGCCAGGCAATGCATTGGCGCCATCTGCGCCGTCTGGGGCGGTTAGATGTGCGGGAGTTGATCGCGGTTCCCGGAGGCGGTCTTCTGGGGATTTTTCAAAAACAAGTCATCGCCATCGATCGGGGTACCCAGGAGATTCGCGCGGTTTTCCGGGTGCCGGAAGGCGGTCGACCTCGGGGCTTTGCCATGGCCGCCTCGGGACACCTCTTTGTGGGAGAATATTGGGGCAACCCCAACCGCCAACCCCTGCGCATTTGGGCCAGCACCGATAACGGCGCATCCTGGGAACTGGCCTATACCTTGCCCGCCGGCTTCGCCAAACATATGCATAACCTCATATGGGACGAATACCGGCAGGGTTTGTGGGTCTTAACAGGCGACGGAGAGGGTGAGTGCGCTCTGTTATTTACCCCCGATGAATTCAGGACCATCAGCGAAGTAGTGCGGGGGGGCCAAATGGTCCGCGCCTGTCACGTCTTTTGCCGGCCCGAGGGCTTGTATTACGGCACCGATACCGAAAAGGCCTCCAACTGGTTTGTTCACCTGGACGTTGAGACCGGGCAGCTCCATAAGATTCAGCCTCTCCCGGGAAGCTGCATCTATGCGGCGCGCCTGGCGGACCGTTATTGGCTCTCCACCGCGGTGGAACCCAGTAAGATCAATCTTGAGCGGAAACCGGCCCTCTGGTTTTCCAAGGATCTGCAGCACTGGAGAAAACTGGTTGAATTTCAAAAGGATTGGTGGCCCGGGGAATATTTCGGGTTTGGCCGTGTCATCCTGCCCCATGTCCAGGGAGCGTGTCCTTCTCTGGCATTTTCCTCGGTGGCGGTAAAGAGAAGCGATCTTTCCACCTTTGTCCTTAAACCCGAAGTTCTGCAGCCGTTTCTTTTGGCCCAAGAAGGATAAGATGACCGTACCATCGTATAGCCCCGTCCGGGTTCTGGTGATGGATGGCAGAATTCAATCGTGTCTGCCCGTGATTAAAGCCTTGCGTCAGGCCGGGCACCAGGTCACCATTGCCGAATCCGACCCTCTCTGCGTCGGATTTTTTTCCCGCTATCCCCACCGGCGCATCCGTCATCGCGACCCCCGCGTCGACCCCGAGGGTTTCCTCGCAGACCTCAAAAGCCATCTAGCCACAGGCGAGTATGATGTCCTGATCCCCATCCTGGACGTTACCGCGGAGCTGGTCTCCCGGCACAAACCCGAATTAGAACGGTTTGTCCGGATTCCCTTAGTGGATTATCCGATCTTCATGCGGGCTCGGGATAAATCTCAGACCATGAAAATCGCCCAAATCCATGGATTACCCATCCCCAAGACCTATTTTCCCGATGAAATGACCATCGACGAGATCGCCGGAACGGTGGATTACCCCGTGCTGATCAAGCCCAACATCAGTGTGGGAGCCCGGGGCCTCACGAAGGTCAAGGACGCCCAGGAGCTTAAAGAATTATATCCCCTGGTCGTAGCCCGTTACGGGCCCAGCACCATACAAGAGTTTATTCCCCAAACCGACCTCCAGTACAAGGCGGAATTTTTGCTCGACAAATCCGGTAAGGTCAAGACTTGGGTGGTGTATAGCAAAATTCGCCATTTTCCCCTGGAAGGCGGGGTGAGCACCCTGAACCGCACGGTTGCCCGAGAAGATATCGCGGCGGTTGGCAGGCAATTACTGCAGGCCATGGACTGGTATTCCTATGCGGATATTGATCTGATCACCGACCCCCGGGATGGCCGGATCAAGATCATGGAAGTCAATCCTCGGATAACCGGAAGTGTTAAAATTTGCTTTGAGGCCGGCGTAGATTTTGCCAATATGATGGTAGCGTTGGCTATGAATAGAGAAGTAGCCCCTATAAACGGTTATCAGGAAGGGCTTTTCTTGCGGCATCCAGGCCTGGACCTCGTCTGGTTCTTTAAATCTCCAAATCGCTTCAAGGCCGACCCGAACTGGTTCCGCTGCTTCGGAAAGAATCTGAAATATGATGTGTGGAGCCTAACGGACCCGGCTCCATTCCTGGCGTACGTACTGGCTAACATAAGAGACTTATTCTCCGTGGAGCTACGGCGCTATAAGTTTCAAAGAAGCTACCTGGGTTAAGGCACCTGTCTTGCATCTGCCGATCTCATAAGAACTCATCAAAAATACTCCTAACCGCTAATGCTCAATCTCTTGACCATTGATGTGGAGGATTGGTTCCACACCTCCGCTTTGGATCCCTACTTAGGTCCGGACCGATGGGAATCGTTGGAGTCCCGCGTGGAACTCAATGTCCACCGGCTTCTGGAAATCCTCGCGACCCATAAGACCCGGGCCACGTTTTTTATTTTAGGTTGGGTGGCCGAGCGCTACCCGCGCCTGGTGAAAGAAATAGACGCCATGGGGCATGAAATGTGCAGCCATGGGTACCGGCATCGACTGATTTATGACCTGACCCCGGCCCAATTTAAAGCTTTCCTGAACCGATCCAAACAGATCTTGGAAGATTTGTTAGGCAAGCCTGTGCAGGGATATCGGGCCACCAGCTTTTCCATCGTCAAAAAGACCCTGTGGGCCTTGGATGCCATTCAAGAGGCTGGCTTTATGTATGACTCCAGTATCTTCCCGGTCGGTCACCATGATCTCTACGGCCTGCCTGGGGTCCCCCGTTTCCCCTTTCGGCATGCCAACGGCCTGCTGGAAATACCTCCGTCCACGGTAACGTTCTTCGGGAAGAATTTCCCGGTTGGCGGTGGCGGCTATTTTCGCCTGTATCCATACCGGCTGACTGCGCAAGGCATTCGCCGGATCAACCGGGAAGGCTACCCTGCCATGGTTTATCTTCACCCCTGGGAATTAGACCCGCATTGCCCCCGGATCAAGCACGCTGACAGGCGCACACGTTTTCGCCAATACGTTAACCTGACCAAGACTGCAGGCCGGCTTCACCGGTTGTTGTCGGAATTTCGTT
This sequence is a window from Desulfobaccales bacterium. Protein-coding genes within it:
- a CDS encoding glycosyltransferase family 4 protein gives rise to the protein MRILLLSQYFPPEAGSAAAKIAEMAHYLVGRGHQVSIVSQVPCYPAGVEYPGYEGAWFRRERHDGVRITRTWSYASPERSRFKPRLLNYATFMATALAGIFSGPRPDVTLVYSPPLMLGLTAALVSKVWRTPFVFWVNDLWPRAALHLGFMQEGPLYRAASALERFVYRHAARIFVYSQRMLEEVVADGGERGKIEYHPLWIDTEVFHPDPAGAARIRGQYGWGDKFIILYGGNIGLAQGLDVFVEAARLLRETPDIHFVMVGSGVEKENLEGLARSYGLTNLEFIGHQPKDQVLAYFSAADLLFAHLKAAPHRVGTVPEKLLAYMACGRPVLMAAQQGAAADVVREHSCGVAIPPDDPQALAQAILALSRRRHEIEEMGVQGRRAAEQHFAGPLVLAAMEASFNKLAGN
- a CDS encoding ATP-grasp domain-containing protein, producing the protein MTVPSYSPVRVLVMDGRIQSCLPVIKALRQAGHQVTIAESDPLCVGFFSRYPHRRIRHRDPRVDPEGFLADLKSHLATGEYDVLIPILDVTAELVSRHKPELERFVRIPLVDYPIFMRARDKSQTMKIAQIHGLPIPKTYFPDEMTIDEIAGTVDYPVLIKPNISVGARGLTKVKDAQELKELYPLVVARYGPSTIQEFIPQTDLQYKAEFLLDKSGKVKTWVVYSKIRHFPLEGGVSTLNRTVAREDIAAVGRQLLQAMDWYSYADIDLITDPRDGRIKIMEVNPRITGSVKICFEAGVDFANMMVALAMNREVAPINGYQEGLFLRHPGLDLVWFFKSPNRFKADPNWFRCFGKNLKYDVWSLTDPAPFLAYVLANIRDLFSVELRRYKFQRSYLG
- a CDS encoding XrtA system polysaccharide deacetylase, whose translation is MLNLLTIDVEDWFHTSALDPYLGPDRWESLESRVELNVHRLLEILATHKTRATFFILGWVAERYPRLVKEIDAMGHEMCSHGYRHRLIYDLTPAQFKAFLNRSKQILEDLLGKPVQGYRATSFSIVKKTLWALDAIQEAGFMYDSSIFPVGHHDLYGLPGVPRFPFRHANGLLEIPPSTVTFFGKNFPVGGGGYFRLYPYRLTAQGIRRINREGYPAMVYLHPWELDPHCPRIKHADRRTRFRQYVNLTKTAGRLHRLLSEFRWSPIQPYVDKMQDDLLKFNVN